CGAGCCTCTCCTTCAGGATATCCGCAACGCGTCCTTTAGCGATCGCGCCAAGGTCAAGCCACAGGCCGTCCGGTGCTTTGACATAGCTTTCTCCGTCCTCTTCCCTGACCTTCACGTTTTTATAGCCGCCGCCGCGCAGCACCGCCCTGACCTCGGACTCATCGGGCACGCGCGCGGCGGAAGTACCGATCCCCCAGAGGCGCACGACACGGCCGATGGCGGGGTCAAAAGCGCCGTCAGTTTCCGCCGCGATGGCAAGCGACCGTTTTATAAGATCCGCCGTCTCGGGGCCGACCTTCACCCATTCGCCGCCGGCGCGGTTGACGCGCGAGATGTCCGAGGAGGCGATGTTAGCGGAAAATAGGGCCTCAAGGCGGACGATCTCCGCGTCCGCCGCGGCGAGTTCCTTTTCGAGAAACTTTTTATCATCACCGACGAGCCGCAGCCGCACATATGTGCCGAGGCGAAAATTCTCGCCGGCCGCCTCCCGCGGACTCTCCGCGCCGCCGCCGGCGAACAGATAGAACAGGCCGGCCGCCAGCAGCAGGACCGCCGCGAAGATACATCCCCTTTTCATGACCCCACCTCCAGTTCTCTATTCATTAAAATCACAGCCGCCACTAATTATATTACAACAAACGGCCGCGGGGCGGCTCCGTCGTGGAACCGCCCCGCGGCTTTAAAGAATCTATATTGAACGTATGGGAAGAAGATTTATCGCCGTTCCATCTTCCATCCGTTACGGGCGACAAAATCGCCTGTGAGGGTCAGCTTTTCCCCGTCAAACGCAACGCCTTCGACCGTGAGCCTGTAGGAACCGCCTTTAGCGAGGCCGGATATCCCCAGCTTAAGCCCGTCCTTTTCCCTCTCTATCACGGAGACCGGATACTCCTTGCCCTTCGTGTCCCTGACCGTCACTTTTTCGGAGCCGCTCCAGGCGATGCGCGGCTTACTGCCGTCAACTCCCTGAAATTCCACCTCAAGCCTCCCGCCGCGTTTGAACTCCATCTCTTCGATACGGAGACCGCCGCCTTTGCGCGCGCCGTCCGCGCCGGACACCTGAATGCCCCCTACGGTGACATAGGGATCACGCTGCCCAGCCGAACGAAATTCTGCCTTCCAGTCCGGCGTCGCCTTGAACCAGCTTGAGAGCGAGACTTTTTTCTTGCCGGCGAAGCTGAGGCCGCTGAGTTTGAATGAATAGCGCTCCCCATCCTTCACCTTTGGAAGAAATATATCCAGCGAATCTCCGTCACGCGGGCGCAGCCCCGCCTCCACGAGCATCCCCGCGGAATCGCGGACCTCGACCTTCTCCGACTTCGTCCATACCAGATCGTCCCCGCGTACGGAATCGTCGGCCAGTTCGACATATACCAGCCCAAAATTCGCGTACATCACCTCTTCGACATAGGGCTGCGCAAAGGCCGCTCCCGCTGACAAGAGGATAAAGGCGGACAAACATACTGCCATTATTTTCTTCATCAAAGACATCCTTTCCAAGATACTTTCTTCCGTCTTGCTGCCGTAAATGATAACAACCCACCCGCGCCCTCGCGTAGTGGAAATGCCTGAGAATGAAAGAAGCAATTTGTACGAATAAGGAATAATGTTACGGGCAGGCGCCGCCAAAGAAAAAAGCGGGAGGACAACCCTCCCGCCCCGCTGATATTCCGGCTTTGTCAGCCCCTGGTCACTCGGATATCCCCTCGTCGGGATTGCCGACGAACTTCATCTTCGCCTCGAGTATGCGGTGGTTCTGCACCTCAAGCACCTTTATCTCCCAGGGGCCGTAACCGACCGTCTGCCCCTTCGAGGGGAAGTTGCCCGTTATCTCAAGGATCATGCCGGCGAGCGTGTCCACGTCCTCAAAGACCGTGTCGAACGGGTAGTTGAGCGCCTCGGCGAGGTCCTCCAGGTTGACCTGCCCCTGCACTATATAGGCGTTCTCCCCGGCGGACATTATCTCCGGCGTCTCCTTGTCATATTCGTCCTGTATGTCGCCGACGATCTCCTCTATGAGGTCCTCTAGCGTAACGAGCCCCGCCGTGCCGCCATATTCGTCGACGACTATCGCAAGGTGCTTGCGCGACTTTTTCATGATGTCCAGCGTCTCGTCTGTCTTCATCGTCTCGGGGACGTAAAGCGGCTTGCGCATCAGCTTTTCGATCGAGATCTGTTTGTCGCCGTGCGAAAGGGGGCCGAGAAGGTCCTTCGCGTAGAGGATGCCGACGATGTCGTCGATATCCTCCTTATAGACGGGAATGCGCGAATGCCCGCTTTCAAGGAAGATCTTGACCGCCTCCGCGACGCTGTCCTTTT
The window above is part of the Cloacibacillus evryensis DSM 19522 genome. Proteins encoded here:
- a CDS encoding FAD:protein FMN transferase, with the translated sequence MKRGCIFAAVLLLAAGLFYLFAGGGAESPREAAGENFRLGTYVRLRLVGDDKKFLEKELAAADAEIVRLEALFSANIASSDISRVNRAGGEWVKVGPETADLIKRSLAIAAETDGAFDPAIGRVVRLWGIGTSAARVPDESEVRAVLRGGGYKNVKVREEDGESYVKAPDGLWLDLGAIAKGRVADILKERLVSDGVRGAIIDLGGNLALIGSSPDGRPWRLGLQHPHKQRGEYFGVVNVSDGSVVTSGPYERFFERDGVRYHHIFDPATGYPAKSDFDSVSIIDADSTRADALCTALFVMGRARAEKFLEKNTDLAAVLVLASGDKVLVTPAAREIFELTDKKFTVEVIGGGTR